The following coding sequences lie in one Saccharopolyspora hordei genomic window:
- a CDS encoding Uma2 family endonuclease: protein MSIDLGSRRFTVQDLEAFPEDGRRYELVDGELLVSPAVGWPHQEALGALFVRLHRASPPEYRVLTAPFAVRQDLYTELRPDLVVARYTDLTLKDLPAAPVLAVEVASPSSRLNDTSLRKAAHARLGSRHFWLVDPDLEVPSVTAWELVGGSDYQRVARVVGDELFEPQRPFPVRFAPADLVAGLRP, encoded by the coding sequence ATGTCGATCGACCTGGGCAGCCGTCGGTTCACGGTCCAGGACCTGGAGGCGTTCCCGGAGGACGGACGCCGCTACGAGCTCGTCGACGGCGAACTGCTGGTGAGCCCGGCGGTGGGGTGGCCGCACCAGGAAGCGCTCGGGGCGCTGTTCGTGCGCCTGCACCGGGCGAGCCCGCCCGAGTACCGGGTGCTCACCGCACCGTTCGCGGTGCGCCAGGACCTCTACACCGAGTTGCGGCCGGACCTCGTGGTCGCCCGCTACACCGACCTGACGCTGAAGGACCTGCCGGCGGCACCGGTGCTCGCGGTCGAGGTGGCCTCGCCGAGCAGCCGGTTGAACGACACCAGCCTGCGCAAGGCCGCCCACGCCAGGTTGGGCAGCCGGCACTTCTGGCTGGTGGACCCGGACCTGGAGGTCCCGTCGGTGACGGCGTGGGAACTGGTCGGGGGCAGCGACTACCAGCGGGTGGCGCGGGTGGTCGGTGACGAGCTGTTCGAGCCGCAGCGACCATTCCCGGTCCGCTTCGCCCCGGCGGACCTGGTGGCCGGGCTGCGCCCCTGA
- the aceA gene encoding isocitrate lyase: MSIREQAKQAAEELQRDWDTNPRWKGIERTHSAETVIRLRGSVREEHTLARQGAERLWKLLHETDYINALGALTGNQAVQQVRAGLQAIYLSGWQVAADANLAGETYPDQSLYPANSVPAVVRRINNALKRADQINWSEALDPEAPEGESQDIHWMAPIVADAEAGFGGVLNAYELMKAMIAAGAAGVHWEDQLASEKKCGHLGGKVLIPTSQHVKTLNAARLAADVAGVPSLVIARTDAQAATLLTSDVDERDQQYTTGERTPEGFYKVRNGIEPCITRALAYAPHADLIWMETSTPDLEVARKFAEAVKAKYPDQMLAYNCSPSFNWKKNLDDATIAKFQRELGHMGYKFQFITLAGFHALNYSMFDLAKGYAADGMTSYVDLQEREFAAEADGYTATRHQREAGTGYFDLISTAVNPDSSTTALAGSTETAQFH, encoded by the coding sequence ATGAGCATCCGCGAGCAGGCGAAGCAGGCCGCTGAGGAACTGCAGCGCGACTGGGACACCAACCCGCGGTGGAAGGGCATCGAGCGCACCCACTCCGCCGAGACCGTGATCCGCCTCCGCGGCTCGGTTCGTGAGGAGCACACCCTCGCCCGGCAGGGCGCCGAGCGGCTCTGGAAGCTGCTGCACGAGACCGACTACATCAACGCCCTGGGCGCGCTGACCGGCAACCAGGCCGTCCAGCAGGTCCGCGCCGGCCTGCAGGCCATCTACCTGTCCGGCTGGCAGGTCGCCGCCGACGCCAACCTGGCGGGCGAGACCTACCCGGACCAGAGCCTCTACCCGGCCAACTCGGTTCCCGCGGTCGTGCGCCGCATCAACAACGCCCTCAAGCGCGCCGACCAGATCAACTGGTCCGAGGCCCTGGACCCGGAGGCGCCGGAGGGCGAGAGCCAGGACATCCACTGGATGGCGCCGATCGTCGCTGACGCCGAGGCCGGCTTCGGTGGTGTCCTCAACGCCTACGAGCTGATGAAGGCCATGATCGCCGCCGGTGCGGCGGGCGTGCACTGGGAGGACCAGCTGGCCTCCGAGAAGAAGTGCGGCCACCTGGGCGGCAAGGTTCTCATCCCGACCAGCCAGCACGTCAAGACGCTCAACGCCGCGCGCCTGGCCGCGGACGTCGCCGGCGTGCCGTCCCTGGTCATCGCCCGCACCGACGCGCAGGCCGCGACCCTGCTGACCAGCGACGTCGACGAGCGCGACCAGCAGTACACCACCGGTGAGCGCACGCCGGAGGGCTTCTACAAGGTCCGCAACGGCATCGAGCCGTGCATCACCCGTGCGCTGGCCTACGCGCCGCACGCGGACCTGATCTGGATGGAGACCTCCACGCCGGACCTGGAGGTGGCCCGCAAGTTCGCCGAGGCGGTCAAGGCCAAGTACCCGGACCAGATGCTGGCCTACAACTGCTCGCCGTCGTTCAACTGGAAGAAGAACCTGGACGACGCGACCATCGCCAAGTTCCAGCGCGAGCTGGGCCACATGGGCTACAAGTTCCAGTTCATCACGCTGGCCGGCTTCCACGCGCTGAACTACAGCATGTTCGACCTGGCCAAGGGCTACGCGGCGGACGGCATGACCTCCTACGTGGACCTGCAGGAGCGCGAGTTCGCCGCCGAGGCCGACGGCTACACCGCGACCCGCCACCAGCGCGAGGCGGGCACCGGGTACTTCGACCTCATCAGCACCGCGGTGAACCCGGACTCGTCGACCACGGCGCTGGCCGGCTCGACCGAGACCGCGCAGTTCCACTGA
- a CDS encoding helix-turn-helix transcriptional regulator gives MTEFASEEDRNFSTEHDLLVFGQRLRHLRRAAGLTLVELGERVGRAPSQLSLLENGHREPKLSLLRALAEALGTSVDELLSKKPPNRRAELEIAVERAQLDPIYQRLGLPPLKVGKRVPTEALEHVLGLYEELKRRETKQVATPEEARKANAELRRMMREHGNYFPEIEKAAAGILNDIGYHGGPLSEGQIQAIATHLGYALRFVNDLPRSVRSVTDLKNRRIFLRRESLGMHSPRTILLQTLGHLTLGHSQPRDFADFLRQRVEANYFAAAVLVPEQAAVPFLQEAKAERDIAVEDLRDVFSVSYEMAAHRFTNLATQYLDLVCHFVRNDETGIIYKAYENDGLVFPSDPTGAIEGQRMCRYWAGRQVFASPDRYSTYYQYTDKPGATHWCVAHVDPSRGRDFAITLGVPYAESRWFRGRDTNNHSKSRCPNGECCQRPPADLASRWEGMVWPSARAHSHVLAALPADTFPGVDEADVYAFVEAHQD, from the coding sequence ATGACGGAGTTCGCCTCGGAAGAAGACCGCAACTTTTCGACGGAACACGACCTCCTGGTGTTCGGTCAGCGGCTGCGCCACTTGCGTCGCGCCGCCGGGCTCACCCTCGTCGAGCTGGGCGAACGTGTCGGTCGCGCCCCCTCGCAGCTGTCGCTGCTGGAGAACGGCCACCGCGAGCCGAAGCTGTCCCTGCTGCGCGCCCTGGCCGAGGCGCTGGGCACCTCCGTCGACGAGCTGCTGTCCAAGAAGCCGCCGAACCGGCGCGCCGAGCTGGAGATCGCGGTGGAGCGGGCGCAGCTCGACCCGATCTACCAGCGGCTGGGCCTGCCACCGCTCAAGGTCGGCAAGCGGGTCCCCACCGAGGCGCTGGAGCACGTGCTCGGGCTCTACGAGGAGCTCAAGCGCCGGGAGACCAAGCAGGTCGCCACGCCCGAGGAGGCACGCAAGGCCAACGCCGAGCTGCGCCGGATGATGCGCGAGCACGGCAACTACTTCCCCGAGATCGAGAAGGCGGCCGCGGGCATCCTCAACGACATCGGCTACCACGGCGGGCCGCTGTCGGAGGGGCAGATCCAGGCGATCGCCACCCACCTCGGCTACGCGCTGCGGTTCGTCAACGACCTCCCCCGCTCGGTCCGCTCCGTCACCGACCTGAAGAACCGCCGCATCTTCCTGCGCCGCGAGTCACTGGGCATGCACAGCCCGCGCACCATCCTGCTGCAGACCCTCGGCCACCTCACCCTCGGCCACAGCCAGCCCCGCGACTTCGCGGACTTCCTGCGGCAGCGCGTCGAGGCGAACTACTTCGCCGCGGCCGTCCTGGTGCCCGAGCAGGCGGCGGTGCCGTTCCTGCAGGAGGCCAAGGCCGAGCGCGACATCGCGGTGGAGGACCTGCGGGACGTCTTCTCGGTGTCCTACGAGATGGCCGCGCACCGCTTCACCAACCTGGCCACCCAGTACCTGGACCTGGTCTGCCACTTCGTGCGCAACGACGAGACCGGGATCATCTACAAGGCCTACGAGAACGACGGCCTGGTGTTCCCCAGCGACCCGACCGGCGCGATCGAGGGGCAGCGGATGTGCCGGTACTGGGCGGGGCGCCAGGTCTTCGCCTCCCCGGACCGCTACTCGACCTACTACCAGTACACCGACAAGCCCGGGGCGACCCACTGGTGCGTCGCGCACGTCGACCCCAGCCGCGGGCGCGACTTCGCGATCACCCTCGGCGTCCCCTACGCCGAGTCGCGCTGGTTCCGCGGGCGCGACACCAACAACCACTCGAAGTCCCGGTGCCCCAACGGCGAGTGCTGCCAGCGCCCGCCGGCGGACCTGGCCAGCCGGTGGGAGGGCATGGTGTGGCCGTCGGCGCGGGCGCACTCGCACGTGCTCGCCGCGCTGCCCGCGGACACCTTCCCCGGTGTCGACGAGGCCGACGTGTACGCGTTCGTGGAGGCGCACCAGGACTGA